From one Lycium barbarum isolate Lr01 chromosome 6, ASM1917538v2, whole genome shotgun sequence genomic stretch:
- the LOC132600129 gene encoding putative germin-like protein 2-1, whose amino-acid sequence MALKYFVLTIALLAVVTSISHASDPSPLQDFCVAVNDSVAAVFVNGKFCKDPKDVTADDFFKSGLNEPGNTSNRVGSAVSAVNVNNLPGLNTLGISLARIDYAPYGLNPPHTHPRATEFLVVLEGTLYVGFVLSNPGPNMKNKLFTKILHAGDVFVFPIGLIHFQFNVGKTKAVALAGLSSQNPGVITIANAVFGSDPPIKDDVLAKAFQVDKKVVDYLRSQF is encoded by the exons ATGGCTCTCAAGTACTTTGTATTAACCATTGCCTTATTGGCTGTGGTGACTTCAATAAGCCATGCATCTGATCCTAGTCCTTTGCAAGATTTTTGTGTTGCTGTCAATGACTCCGTGGCTGCTG TTTTCGTGAATGGAAAGTTTTGCAAGGATCCAAAGGATGTCACTGCTGATGACTTCTTCAAGTCAGGTTTAAACGAACCTGGAAATACTTCAAATCGAGTTGGATCTGCTGTATCTGCCGTAAACGTCAACAACTTACCTGGACTCAACACTCTGGGCATTTCTTTAGCTCGTATTGATTACGCACCATACGGTCTCAACCCACCTCATACACACCCCCGAGCAACTGAGTTTCTTGTTGTCCTTGAGGGCACGCTCTATGTTGGCTTTGTCCTTTCAAACCCCGGTccaaatatgaaaaataaattatttaccAAGATTCTACATGCTGGAGATGTGTTTGTTTTCCCGATAGGTCTCATTCATTTTCAATTTAATGTGGGAAAGACTAAGGCCGTTGCATTAGCTGGACTCAGTAGTCAAAATCCAGGAGTCATCACTATTGCAAATGCAGTATTTGGCTCAGACCCGCCAATCAAGGACGATGTTCTTGCAAAAGCATTCCAAGTTGACAAGAAAGTTGTTGATTATCTCCGATCACAATTTTGA
- the LOC132598603 gene encoding disease resistance protein TAO1-like, translating into MQRLRILQLSYVRFTGFYSLFPESLRLLCWSGFHMKTMPEDLPLESLVALEMKKSCLEKPWKGIKILRSLKILNLSHSHFLKRTPDFSGLPHLKTLILKDCSKLVKIHESIGCLDGLVYLNLRDCKNLRKLPGSFCKLKSLEKLIISGCYKLVTSAIELGKLESLTTLQADGMNFGNANSWRALWQTWSSKLRRSPDYNQFSFSSLSSSLVRLSLAKCNLTDDALSFGLNNLPSLCFLNLSENLIYNLPLSIKTHGMLQDLWLDGCLSLRSLPELPPTLVKLKAVRCLSLETVTNLPNLMSNLFLDVMESENLSEISGIFKLKPINNFEVEILNTLGLLLKLDNTVDTGVEIFNRFTNTKRIYSVQQGLYEFGIFSTYFPGNEVPSWFNNKSEQSKLTLKVDSLPYINITGLIICVVYARSSPRKFRYFGDSKFGDGHTFYIKVQNITKGLKWIYAPSFIGIPGENNRLTFLCHWKFGKYLQTGDQINVSLPCWSKTFKMKEFGVTLAYNKPELDQSSASTSETRVLATRHTPIGDYQSEESVMEGFMPSHQLAVHRYYLSHPDYYVIRDNADLVVRSILNEKLFEDDYVQTAGSGSSDEAGPEEEDDDDSIFDYDEDEDDEATLAELEKILQRSW; encoded by the exons ATGCAGAGGCTGAGGATACTCCAGCTTAGTTATGTAAGATTCACTGGATTCTATAGTTTGTTTCCGGAAAGTCTAAGATTACTGTGTTGGTCTGGATTTCATATGAAGACCATGCCTGAGGATCTCCCTCTAGAGAGCCTGGTTGCCCTTGAAATGAAAAAAAGTTGTTTGGAAAAACCCTGGAAGGGAATTAAG ATTCTCAGATCATTAAAGATCCTCAACTTAAGTCATTCCCATTTCCTAAAAAGAACTCCTGATTTTTCTGGACTTCCCCATCTGAAAACTTTGATCCTGAAAGACTGCAGTAAGTTGGTCAAGATTCATGAATCAATTGGATGCCTTGACGGACTCGTCTATCTGAACTTGAGAGACTGCAAGAATTTAAGGAAGCTCCCTGGAAGCTTTTGTAAGCTCAAATCTTTAGAAAAACTTATTATCTCTGGCTGTTATAAACTAGTTACATCAGCAATAGAGTTAGGCAAGTTAGAATCTTTGACAACCCTACAGGCCGATGGAATGAATTTTGGTAATGCGAATTCATGGAGGGCCCTCTGGCAAACTTGGTCATCAAAGTTGAGAAGATCCCCAGATTATAACCAGTTTTCATTCTCTTCTTTATCAAGTTCGCTCGTTAGATTAAGTCTTGCTAAATGCAACTTAACAGATGACGCTCTATCCTTTGGCCTCAACAACCTTCCCTCATTATGCTTCTTGAATCTAAGCGAAAACCTGATTTACAACCTGCCTCTGAGTATTAAAACTCATGGTATGCTCCAAGACCTTTGGTTAGATGGATGTCTGAGCCTCCGTTCTCTGCCAGAGCTTCCTCCAACACTAGTTAAGCTGAAGGCAGTTAGATGCTTATCACTGGAAACAGTTACAAATCTACCAAACCTAATGTCAAATCTCTTTTTAGATGTCATGGAAAGTGAGAATTTAAGTGAGATTTCAGGAATTTTCAAGCTAAAGCCCATTAataattttgaagtggaaatattgaATACTCTAGGCCTGCTTCTCAAGCTGGATAACACAGTAGATACAGGGGTGGAAATATTTAATAGGTTCACTAACACAAAAAGGATATATTCAGTACAACAG GGACTCTATGAATTTGGCATCTTCAGTACTTATTTTCCAGGAAATGAGGTTCCAAGCTGGTTCAACAACAAAAGTGAACAGAGCAAGTTGACCCTGAAAGTAGATTCACTTCCTTATATCAACATAACAGGGCTGATCATTTGTGTTGTCTATGCACGTTCTAGTCCTCGCAAATTTCGCTATTTTGGTGACAGTAAATTTGGGGACGGGCATACATTTTATATCAAAGTCCAAAACATTACAAAGGGCCTTAAGTGGATTTATGCCCCATCATTCATTGGCATTCCAGGAGAGAACAACAGGTTGACATTTTTATGCCACTGGAAGTTTGGGAAGTATTTACAAACTGGCGATCAAATTAATGTTTCATTGCCTTGTTGGAGTAAAACTTTTAAGATGAAAGAGTTTGGAGTTACACTTGCATATAACAAGCCAGAATTAGACCAGTCCTCAGCATCTACTAGTGAAACAAGAGTGCTTGCAACGCGACATACTCCAATTGGTGATTATCAATCCGAAGAAAGTGTCATGGAAGGCTTTATGCCTTCACATCAGTTGGCGGTTCATCGTTACTACCTTTCCCACCCTGATTACTATGTGATCCGCGACAATGCAGATTTAGTTGTGAGGTCAATTTTGAATGAGAAATTGTTTGAGGATGATTATGTGCAGACTGCAGGTTCAG GGTCTAGTGATGAAGCAGGACcggaagaagaagatgatgatgatagcATCTTTGATTACGATGAGGATGAAGATGATGAGGCTACACTAGCAGAGTTAGAGAAGATATTGCAAAGATCTTGGTGA
- the LOC132598604 gene encoding disease resistance protein RPV1-like: protein MYLLRQPADANHLFISSRNLNNCFSKNSLLSVINQNKTKMSQFAYHAFLSLATKIDKSFGNHLHSALSNAGIRAFSVNELEIDEKGCKELQKTIQGSRILIVVFSKDYASSERCLDELVFILESKKAFGSFVLPVFYDMDPSEVRKQKGCFEQAFLMYEERYKSGTDKVKEWKAALTEVADLGGMVLQNQSDGCESRFIQEIVKVVARKLNRAVLSVAVHPVGIDSRVRDINLWLQDGSTSVDIMAIYGMGGIGKSTLAKTAYNLNFDKFDGSSFLADVNKTSERHNGLVSLQRQLLSNVLGKKVEKIYNVDEGVIKIQKAICCRRILLVLDDVDDRDQLNAVLGMREWFYPGSKIIITTRNQHLFNASEVCRCKMYRVTPLNAQESIRLFSWHAFQKEKSSEDHEDLSENVILHCKGIPLALKILGSSLCDRSIEVWESALRKLKAIPDYKILEKLRISYDLLPDDDVQNLFLDIVCFLVGKDKDYAVTILDGCGFFSVVGIQILSDRCLIEMDKDKLKVHSLIQDMGREIIRLESPWEPQKRSRVW from the exons ATGTACCTTCTTAGGCAGCCTGCAGATGCAAATCACCTATTTATATCTTCAAGGAATCTAAACAATTGCTTCTCAAAGAACAGTCTTTTGTCAGTgattaatcaaaacaaaacaaaaatgtcTCAGTTTGCTTATCATGCATTTCTGAGTTTGGCAACAAAAATAGACAAGTCCTTTGGAAATCATCTTCATTCAGCTTTATCAAATGCTGGTATTCGTGCATTCAGTGTTAATGAACTTGAGATAGACGAAAAAGGGTGCAAAGAATTGCAGAAAACAATTCAAGGATCAAGAATTCTGATTGTTGTCTTCTCAAAAGACTATGCCTCTTCAGAGAGGTGCCTTGATGAACTTGTGTTTATACTTGAGAGCAAGAAAGCTTTTGGAAGTTTCGTTCTACCTGTGTTTTATGATATGGATCCATCAGAAGTCAGGAAACAAAAAGGGTGTTTTGAACAAGCCTTTTTAatgtatgaagagagatataagTCCGGGACCGATAAGGTGAAGGAATGGAAGGCTGCTCTAACAGAAGTTGCTGATTTGGGAGGAATGGTCTTACAGAATCAATCTGATGG GTGTGAGTCAAGGTTTATTCAAGAGATTGTGAAGGTGGTGGCAAGAAAACTAAATCGCGCAGTTTTAAGTGTTGCTGTCCACCCAGTTGGAATAGATTCTCGAGTTAGAGACATAAATCTCTGGTTGCAGgatggatcaactagtgttgaTATTATGGCTATTTATGGTATGGGGGGAATAGGTAAATCTACACTTGCGAAGACTGCTTACAATCTTAACTTCGACAAATTTGATGGCAGTAGCTTTCTTGCTGATGTGAATAAAACTTCAGAAAGACATAACGGTCTGGTAAGTCTACAAAGACAACTTCTTTCAAATGTTCTAGGGAAGAAGGTGGAAAAGATATACAATGTCGATGAAGGAGTCATCAAGATTCAAAAGGCCATCTGTTGCAGAAGAATTCTTCTTGTTCTCGATGATGTGGATGATAGAGATCAGTTAAATGCTGTTCTTGGGATGCGAGAATGGTTTTATCCCGGAAGTAAAATTATCATAACAACCAGAAATCAGCACCTGTTTAATGCTAGTGAGGTCTGCAGATGTAAGATGTATAGGGTCACGCCATTGAATGCTCAAGAATCGATTCGACTCTTCAGCTGGCATGcttttcaaaaagaaaaatctTCAGAAGATCATGAGGACCTTTCAGAAAATGTGATACTTCATTGTAAAGGGATTCCTTTAGCTCTCAAAATTTTAGGTTCTTCTCTTTGTGACAGAAGTATAGAGGTGTGGGAGAGTGCATTGAGGAAGCTGAAGGCAATCCCTGACTATAAGATCCTGGAAAAACTCAGAATCAGCTACGATTTGCTGCCAGATGATGATGTACAGAATCTATTCCTCGATATTGTCTGTTTCCTTGTTGGAAAGGATAAAGACTATGCAGTTACTATACTCGATGGATGTGGTTTTTTCTCAGTAGTAGGAATTCAGATTCTTTCAGATAGATGTCTGATCGAAATGGACAAGGATAAGCTGAAAGTGCATTCATTGATTCAAGATATGGGAAGAGAAATTATCCGCCTAGAATCCCCTTGGGAGCCCCAGAAAAGAAGTAGAGTTTGGTGA
- the LOC132644587 gene encoding disease resistance protein Roq1-like — MEGSRHEAKFIEKITKEILKRLNRTVLRVPSYTVGLESRVKEVNSWLRDESSEVGIGVICGLGGVGKSTVAKVAYNSNYDRFDGSCFLANVREISDKHPNGQVYLQKQIFESILKGRIEKIYNADEGIVKMKDAIGNKKVFIVFDDVDQLDVLDSLIGTRDWFYPGSKILITTRCEKLLKAHERHILFKIKELGDDESLKLFSWYAFTQGHPLEEFKVLSTEAIQHCGGLPLSLYDLGDFLSGRGMDIWRSKLQKLEAIPHSKVQKNLEIRYKSLDDHDQRLFLLIASSFVGKDKDDVIKILENCDLHPTVGIQNLIDRSLISINDENKVMMPPLIQDMGKEIIRRESPDDPERLCKLLNQWGLSNYVTENNETDADGGDLPSGHVSEDGLVPAAGPNGAKRPYYQDLPEIAIMPYLGNSLKRRFVGLLSTFPYLVASKDSSHDERSTCEDAFFFFRKKQHCTA; from the exons ATGGAAGGTAGTAG GCACGAGGCAAAATTCATCGAAAAGATCACCAAggagatactcaaaagattgaatcGCACAGTACTTCGCGTACCTTCATACACAGTTGGATTAGAGTCTCGTGTGAAGGAGGTTAATTCATGGTTACGGGATGAATCCAGTGAAGTTGGCATTGGGGTGATCTGTGGACTTGGTGGCGTAGGAAAGTCTACTGTTGCTAAAGTAGCTTACAACTCTAACTATGACAGATTTGATGGCAGTTGCTTTCTTGCAAATGTCAGAGAAATCTCAGATAAACATCCAAATGGTCAGGTTTATTTGCAAAAACAAATTTTTGAAAGTATTTTGAAAGGCAGAATCGAAAAAATATACAATGCTGATGAAGGAATTGTCAAAATGAAAGATGCTATTGGCAACAAAAAGGTTTTTATTGTATTTGATGATGTGGATCAGCTGGATGTCTTGGATTCACTTATTGGGACAAGGGATTGGTTTTATCCAGGGAGTAAAATTCTCATAACGACAAGGTGTGAGAAATTGTTGAAGGCCCATGAGAGGCACATTTTATTCAAGATTAAGGAACTTGGAGACGATGAGTCCCTAAAGCTCTTTAGCTGGTATGCTTTTACACAAGGCCACCCTTTAGAAGAGTTCAAGGTGCTTTCAACAGAGGCAATACAGCATTGCGGTGGGCTTCCATTATCCCTTTATGATTTGGGTGATTTTCTTTCAGGGAGAGGTATGGATATATGGAGAAGTAAATTGCAGAAATTGGAAGCAATCCCTCATAGCAAAGTTCAAAAGAATCTTGAGATAAGATACAAGTCTCTAGATGATCATGACCAGAGGCTGTTCCTCCTTATTGCTTCGTCTTTtgttgggaaggacaaggatgaTGTTATCAAAATATTAGAGAACTGTGATCTGCACCCAACAGTTGGAATTCAAAACCTCATTGACAGATCCCTCATCAGCATTAATGACGAAAATAAGGTGATGATGCCTCCACTTATTCAGGACATGGGGAAAGAAATTATTCGTCGGGAATCACCGGATGATCCCGAGAGATTGTGTAAATTGTTGAACCAATGGGGTCTATCAAATTACGTGACAGAGAACAAT GAAACTGATGCAGATGGAGGAGACCTCCCAAGTGGACATGTGTCGGAAGATGGTCTTGTCCCAGCAGCTGGTCCTAATGGTGCAAAAAGACCATACTATCAAGATTTGCCAGAAATAGCTATTATGCCATACCTAGGTAATTCGTTGAAAAGGCGATTTGTAGGACTTCTTTCGACGTTCCCCTATCTGGTGGCCTCAAAAGATTCTTCCCATGATGAGAGAAGTACTTGTGAAGATGCCTTCTTCTTTTTCCGGAAAAAACAACATTGTACCGCTTAA